The following are encoded together in the Adhaeribacter arboris genome:
- a CDS encoding acetyl-CoA carboxylase biotin carboxyl carrier protein subunit, translating to MLQVKTANGNTWQVDIKKETILVDNSIFSWDFVPLSPNRFHIIQNHQSYTAEVVKADYTTKTFTIKINGISYELALQDRFDLLLDKLGMGQVNSKKINEVKAPMPGLILDIKVKVGQEVKKGDSIVILEAMKMENILKSPGDGTVKAIKVAVRQNVEKNQVILEF from the coding sequence ATGCTACAAGTAAAAACTGCTAACGGAAATACATGGCAGGTCGATATTAAAAAAGAAACAATACTTGTAGACAATTCTATTTTTTCCTGGGACTTTGTACCTCTAAGTCCAAACCGGTTTCACATTATTCAGAATCATCAATCCTATACTGCTGAAGTAGTAAAAGCCGATTATACTACTAAAACCTTTACCATTAAAATAAACGGGATTTCGTACGAACTTGCCCTTCAGGATCGCTTTGACTTGTTATTGGATAAACTGGGGATGGGACAGGTGAATAGCAAAAAAATCAACGAAGTAAAAGCGCCTATGCCCGGACTTATTTTGGATATAAAAGTTAAAGTTGGGCAGGAAGTAAAAAAAGGTGATTCTATTGTGATTCTGGAAGCCATGAAAATGGAAAATATTTTAAAATCGCCGGGTGATGGCACAGTAAAAGCCATTAAAGTTGCCGTGCGCCAGAACGTAGAAAAAAATCAGGTAATTTTAGAGTTCTGA
- the frr gene encoding ribosome recycling factor — protein MEEEIQFYLSEAEESMAKALQHTSIELSKIRAGKASPAMIEDLRVDYYGTPTPISQVANISTPDTRTLLIKPWEKNMLGEINKAIKNSDLGLNPLQEADAVRLNIPALTEQRRRDLVKQAKGEGESGKVRVRNIRKDVNDSLRKLLKEGAAEDSIKDAETKVQKLTDSYIVKVDDLLSKKETEIMTI, from the coding sequence ATGGAAGAAGAAATTCAGTTTTATCTCAGCGAAGCAGAAGAATCAATGGCGAAAGCCTTGCAGCATACCAGCATTGAATTAAGTAAAATTCGGGCAGGAAAAGCTTCACCAGCCATGATTGAAGATTTGCGGGTGGATTATTACGGCACTCCTACTCCTATTTCGCAGGTTGCCAACATTAGTACGCCCGACACGCGTACCCTGTTAATAAAGCCATGGGAAAAGAATATGCTGGGTGAAATTAACAAAGCTATCAAAAACAGTGATTTAGGTCTTAACCCGTTGCAGGAAGCCGATGCGGTACGTTTGAATATTCCGGCATTAACCGAACAACGTCGCCGTGATTTAGTGAAACAAGCCAAAGGCGAAGGCGAAAGCGGGAAAGTAAGAGTTAGAAATATTCGGAAAGATGTGAATGATTCCCTTCGCAAATTATTGAAGGAAGGTGCCGCCGAAGATTCTATTAAAGATGCCGAAACAAAAGTGCAGAAGTTAACCGACTCTTATATTGTTAAAGTAGATGATTTACTTAGCAAAAAAGAAACGGAAATAATGACCATTTGA
- a CDS encoding alpha amylase C-terminal domain-containing protein: MEEIDNTPQLIKDDGWLSPYEPEILARQNRYAQTLEEIQKKYGSLPDFANQHHYLGINYDPKNEGWWYREWAPAAFQLYLIGDFNDWNRTSHPLHKNEQGIWEIFLPDKEYTNRFGHETKVKVHVIAANGNLDRIPPYIRRAVQDPVSYDFAGQVWLPNEPFIWTDEAFAITNIKEPVIYECHTGMAQEKEGVGTYREFADQILPRIHRDGYNSLQLMAVMEHPYYGSFGYHVSNFFCPSSRFGTPEDLKYLVNEAHNLGIAVIMDIVHSHAVKNIAEGLAFFDGSGDQYFYPGPQGFHPAWDSRIFNYEKPEVQQFLLSNVKYWLEEFHFDGFRFDGVTSMLYLHHGEGVAFDHYNKYFREGVDNAAILYLQLATSLAQEVKPGAICIAEDMSGMPGLCRTIPDGGIGFDYRLAMGIPDYWIKLLKHTRDEDWNIYEMWGVLTNRRYQEKTIAYAESHDQALVGDKTLAFWLMDKEMYFHMSADDPNLIIDRGIALHKLIRLVTISLGGEGYLNFIGNEFGHPEWVDFPREGNNWSHKHARRQWSLIDNPNLKYKFMGNFDQAMIKTILKYHILVAPQGKQLNMDSANNIIVFERANLIFVFNLSPQNSVFGYTFTVPQAGTYQLILNSDDSEFGGFNRIDPSVEYFTYEEEKTAKLRIYTPNRTALVFKLKDTI; encoded by the coding sequence ATGGAAGAGATAGATAACACCCCGCAGTTAATTAAAGATGATGGCTGGCTAAGCCCGTACGAACCAGAAATACTCGCTCGTCAGAACCGGTACGCTCAAACTCTAGAAGAAATACAGAAAAAGTACGGGTCGCTTCCTGATTTTGCCAATCAGCACCATTATTTAGGTATAAATTATGATCCTAAGAACGAAGGTTGGTGGTATCGGGAGTGGGCTCCGGCAGCTTTTCAGCTTTATTTGATCGGCGATTTTAACGATTGGAATCGTACTAGCCACCCTTTGCATAAAAATGAACAAGGCATTTGGGAGATTTTTTTACCTGATAAAGAATATACTAATCGGTTTGGTCACGAAACAAAGGTAAAAGTACACGTTATCGCTGCCAATGGCAATCTCGATCGTATTCCCCCGTATATCCGGCGAGCCGTACAAGATCCGGTAAGCTACGATTTTGCGGGTCAGGTTTGGCTACCAAATGAGCCATTTATCTGGACGGATGAAGCTTTTGCTATCACTAACATAAAAGAACCGGTAATTTATGAATGCCATACCGGTATGGCTCAGGAAAAAGAAGGTGTAGGCACTTACCGCGAATTTGCCGACCAGATTTTACCACGTATTCATCGGGATGGTTATAATTCTCTGCAGCTAATGGCGGTAATGGAACATCCTTATTACGGTTCATTTGGTTACCACGTATCTAATTTCTTTTGTCCTTCGTCGCGCTTCGGTACTCCCGAAGATTTAAAATACCTGGTTAATGAAGCTCATAATTTAGGTATTGCCGTAATTATGGATATAGTTCATTCGCACGCGGTAAAAAATATTGCCGAGGGTTTGGCTTTCTTCGATGGATCGGGTGATCAGTATTTTTATCCTGGTCCGCAGGGCTTCCATCCGGCTTGGGACTCCCGAATTTTTAATTATGAGAAACCAGAAGTACAGCAATTTTTACTATCGAATGTTAAATACTGGCTCGAAGAATTTCATTTCGATGGTTTCCGGTTCGATGGCGTTACTTCTATGCTGTACCTGCACCACGGCGAAGGAGTAGCTTTTGATCATTATAATAAATACTTCCGGGAAGGCGTGGATAATGCGGCCATTTTATACTTGCAATTGGCCACTTCTTTGGCTCAAGAAGTAAAACCGGGCGCCATTTGCATTGCCGAGGATATGAGCGGCATGCCGGGTCTTTGCCGCACAATACCGGATGGAGGTATTGGCTTTGATTATCGCCTGGCGATGGGTATTCCAGATTATTGGATTAAACTCTTGAAGCACACCCGTGATGAAGATTGGAACATTTACGAAATGTGGGGAGTGCTTACTAACCGCCGCTACCAAGAAAAAACCATCGCCTATGCCGAATCGCACGACCAAGCATTGGTAGGAGATAAAACTTTAGCTTTTTGGCTCATGGATAAAGAAATGTACTTTCACATGAGTGCTGATGATCCTAATTTAATTATTGACCGCGGTATAGCCCTGCACAAACTAATTCGGCTTGTTACAATTTCCCTGGGCGGCGAAGGGTATTTGAACTTTATTGGTAACGAATTCGGCCACCCGGAATGGGTTGATTTTCCGCGCGAAGGTAATAATTGGAGCCATAAACACGCCCGGCGGCAATGGTCGCTCATCGATAACCCTAATTTAAAATATAAGTTTATGGGTAATTTCGATCAGGCAATGATTAAAACAATTTTGAAATACCATATACTGGTTGCTCCCCAGGGTAAGCAGCTTAACATGGATTCTGCTAATAATATTATAGTTTTTGAAAGAGCTAATTTAATTTTCGTCTTTAATTTAAGTCCTCAAAATTCTGTATTCGGATATACTTTCACGGTACCTCAAGCAGGCACTTATCAGCTAATTTTAAATTCCGACGATTCAGAATTCGGTGGATTTAACCGCATTGATCCAAGTGTGGAGTATTTTACTTACGAAGAGGAAAAAACGGCTAAATTACGCATCTATACCCCAAATCGTACGGCTCTGGTTTTTAAACTGAAAGACACTATCTAA
- a CDS encoding glycoside hydrolase family 31 protein, which yields MENVIQEGNYMINDLANRKGELFPGTIINCEFENNNFYFYCDNNVILHLKAVTDKVIRFRYAVDGDFEKDFSYALADTYEPEIPTLEFKEKADHFRITTNRIIITVWKENLLVKILDKSGTILIEDERGFHWEYDRETGNNIVKISKKVQSGEHYYGLGDKSSNMNLRGRRVQNWGSDTYGYGKNTDPLYKNIPFYIGLHQKIAYGMFFDNSFRSFFDFAAERSNVTSYWAYGGELNYYFIYGPKLVEVTEQYTCLTGKPELPPLWTLGYHQCKWSYYPEEKVKEIAAGFRDRQIPCDALYLDIDYMEGFRCFTWSKEYFPNPKRMLQELAQDGFKIVVIIDPGIKIDKDYWVYQEGMANDYFCRRADGPLMKGSVWPGLCNFPDYTRPDVREWWAGLFKSLMEVGVRGVWNDMNEPAVFEQGTFPDDVRFDYDGHPCSHKKAHNIYGMQMARATYMGVKKYSYPNRPFTITRSGYSGVQRFASTWTGDNIASWEHMWLANIQCQRLSISGYSFAGSDIGGFIETPSGELYIRWLALGIFHPFCRTHSSGDHGDQEPWSFGEENTALAKKFIQLRYQFMPYMYTTFWQYVSKGTPMLKPLVYLDQYDSETYLRMAEFGLGDNLLVCPITQPEADGRWLYLPRGNWYYYWTDELVTGGKEIWAHAGLDRIPLYVQAGAVVPMAPVQQYVGEKEIEELTLHVYHKNGAHESTLFEDAGEGYGYETGDCMVKKFTTVGTTASLSLQQTATGAFIASYHTYKVVLHGLPFEITSSEMDDYSLPISQIIKDENLKTQTIYLKADFKTLALK from the coding sequence ATGGAAAATGTAATCCAAGAAGGTAATTATATGATAAATGACCTGGCAAACAGAAAAGGAGAACTGTTTCCGGGAACTATTATAAATTGTGAATTTGAAAATAACAATTTTTATTTTTATTGCGATAATAATGTTATTCTGCATTTAAAAGCAGTTACCGACAAAGTAATCCGGTTCCGGTACGCGGTAGATGGCGATTTTGAAAAAGACTTTTCGTATGCCCTAGCCGATACTTATGAACCGGAAATACCCACCTTGGAATTTAAAGAAAAAGCCGATCATTTTCGTATTACTACCAATAGGATTATAATAACCGTTTGGAAAGAAAACCTATTAGTTAAAATTCTGGATAAATCCGGCACTATCCTTATTGAAGACGAAAGAGGATTTCATTGGGAATACGACCGCGAAACAGGTAACAATATTGTAAAGATATCGAAAAAAGTACAAAGCGGCGAGCACTACTACGGTCTCGGCGATAAGTCGTCTAACATGAACCTGCGGGGCCGTCGCGTACAAAATTGGGGCAGCGATACCTATGGCTACGGTAAAAACACGGACCCACTTTATAAAAATATTCCTTTTTACATTGGCTTGCACCAGAAAATTGCCTACGGTATGTTTTTCGATAACAGCTTCCGGAGCTTTTTTGATTTTGCCGCGGAACGTAGCAACGTAACCAGCTATTGGGCTTATGGTGGCGAACTGAATTATTATTTTATCTACGGGCCCAAACTGGTAGAAGTAACCGAACAGTACACCTGCTTAACGGGCAAACCGGAATTGCCGCCCCTCTGGACATTAGGTTATCACCAATGTAAGTGGAGCTACTATCCCGAAGAAAAAGTAAAAGAAATTGCCGCTGGCTTCCGCGACCGGCAGATTCCCTGCGATGCGCTTTACCTGGATATTGATTATATGGAAGGTTTTCGATGCTTTACCTGGAGCAAAGAGTATTTCCCGAACCCAAAACGCATGTTGCAGGAACTAGCTCAGGACGGGTTTAAAATTGTAGTTATTATTGATCCTGGTATTAAAATAGACAAAGATTATTGGGTTTACCAGGAAGGTATGGCCAACGATTACTTCTGTCGGCGGGCCGATGGTCCATTGATGAAAGGTTCGGTATGGCCAGGTTTGTGTAATTTCCCGGATTATACCCGTCCGGATGTGCGGGAATGGTGGGCGGGCTTGTTTAAAAGCTTAATGGAAGTGGGCGTAAGAGGGGTATGGAATGACATGAATGAGCCAGCCGTATTTGAACAAGGCACTTTCCCCGATGATGTACGCTTTGACTATGATGGCCACCCCTGCAGTCATAAAAAGGCCCATAATATTTACGGCATGCAAATGGCCCGTGCTACGTACATGGGGGTAAAAAAATATTCCTACCCTAACCGGCCTTTTACCATTACCCGTTCCGGCTACTCAGGTGTTCAGCGTTTTGCCTCTACCTGGACCGGCGATAACATTGCTAGTTGGGAACATATGTGGTTGGCTAATATTCAGTGTCAGCGCCTGAGTATTTCGGGTTATTCGTTTGCTGGCTCCGATATTGGAGGGTTTATTGAAACACCTTCCGGCGAATTATATATCCGATGGTTAGCTTTAGGAATTTTCCACCCTTTTTGTCGTACCCACTCTTCCGGCGATCATGGCGATCAGGAACCGTGGTCGTTTGGTGAAGAAAATACAGCTTTAGCAAAGAAATTTATCCAGCTGCGCTATCAGTTCATGCCTTACATGTATACTACTTTCTGGCAATACGTTTCTAAAGGTACCCCCATGCTGAAGCCACTTGTTTACCTGGACCAATACGACTCGGAAACTTACTTGCGAATGGCTGAGTTTGGTTTAGGCGACAATTTACTCGTTTGCCCTATTACTCAGCCCGAAGCCGATGGCCGCTGGTTATATTTACCCCGTGGCAATTGGTATTATTACTGGACCGATGAATTAGTAACGGGCGGCAAAGAAATTTGGGCTCACGCTGGTTTAGATCGCATTCCTTTGTACGTACAAGCCGGAGCCGTTGTACCTATGGCTCCGGTACAGCAATACGTAGGCGAAAAAGAAATAGAAGAATTAACCTTACACGTTTACCATAAAAACGGCGCGCACGAAAGCACTCTCTTTGAAGATGCCGGAGAAGGTTATGGCTACGAAACAGGCGATTGTATGGTAAAGAAATTTACCACGGTTGGCACTACGGCCAGTTTAAGTTTGCAGCAAACAGCCACCGGCGCGTTTATAGCTTCTTACCATACCTATAAAGTAGTGCTGCACGGTTTACCATTTGAGATAACTTCCAGCGAGATGGATGATTATAGCCTGCCTATTAGCCAAATAATAAAAGATGAAAATCTAAAAACCCAAACAATTTATTTAAAAGCTGATTTTAAAACATTGGCCTTAAAGTAA
- a CDS encoding gluconate 2-dehydrogenase subunit 3 family protein, translated as MDRREAMLRVAALMGSAISAPLLSGLLYSCQTKTGNDQDTKTTTVVSDKHKAMIEEITEVIIPKTSTPGAKEAKVPEYVLIMLADCYPEKDQQRFFKGLDALDERAKQAHGTEFLDCKPEQQLALLQQEEEKAMAERAEQMKIKAKATTREEKEKEDELPFFSMMKEMTVVGYFTSEPGATKALAYVHVPGHFEGCTDLKPGQKAWAT; from the coding sequence ATGGACAGAAGAGAAGCCATGTTGCGAGTGGCCGCCTTAATGGGCAGCGCTATCTCTGCTCCCCTCCTATCAGGCCTATTATACAGTTGTCAAACTAAAACCGGCAACGACCAAGACACTAAAACTACCACTGTAGTCTCGGACAAGCATAAGGCAATGATTGAGGAAATCACGGAAGTTATTATTCCGAAAACGAGTACACCCGGCGCTAAAGAGGCCAAGGTACCCGAGTATGTTTTAATTATGCTCGCCGATTGCTACCCGGAGAAAGATCAGCAACGGTTCTTTAAAGGGTTAGATGCCTTGGATGAGCGGGCGAAGCAAGCCCACGGCACCGAGTTTTTAGATTGCAAACCGGAACAGCAATTAGCCTTGTTGCAGCAAGAAGAAGAAAAAGCTATGGCGGAACGGGCAGAACAAATGAAAATAAAAGCCAAGGCTACTACGCGTGAAGAAAAAGAAAAAGAAGATGAACTTCCTTTCTTTTCGATGATGAAGGAAATGACGGTTGTTGGTTATTTTACTTCGGAACCCGGAGCAACAAAAGCTCTTGCCTATGTGCATGTACCTGGCCATTTCGAAGGCTGTACCGACTTAAAACCTGGTCAAAAAGCATGGGCTACTTAA
- a CDS encoding glycosyltransferase, with the protein MKKLKVLMLGWEFPPIVSGGLGTACYGISKSLADKVDLTLILPKSDPDFILQNVNLTGLNNIDIQNIKAEFTKPDYSAFGDVMYVPSTITPYQTEEDLPAEVSYPAQSADAETEEAVAPAARLAYHPVTLSEPVEELNVFGQTNLENMDANSAVIQYARYATRLASQKEFDLIYAHDWMTFLAGVELKLVSGKPLVVHVHSLSYDRAGKDSQGWIYELEKQALEKADFIIPVSEYTSQIIQNEYGIAADRIQAVYNGIEPKQQKRKEKAPEEDKIVLFLGRVTEQKGASYFLDIASKVLEKNKDVQFVMAGTGNQLQDLISSDQYLQLDNKFEFTGFLDREKVENLLAIADVYCMPSVSDPFGLSAIEAAQFGVPAVISNQSGVGEVLHSALKADYNDTDAMAAHIISLLEDDELRSKVIADSYKDIEQLTWEKSTEEILQIFEKVVE; encoded by the coding sequence ATGAAAAAGCTAAAGGTATTAATGTTAGGTTGGGAGTTTCCCCCTATTGTTTCCGGCGGATTAGGCACTGCCTGTTACGGTATCTCTAAGTCTCTTGCCGACAAGGTCGATCTTACACTGATCCTACCCAAATCCGATCCGGATTTTATTTTGCAAAATGTTAATTTAACTGGCCTGAACAATATCGATATTCAAAATATTAAGGCTGAGTTTACTAAACCGGATTATTCTGCTTTTGGCGACGTAATGTATGTTCCCTCTACTATTACGCCGTACCAAACAGAAGAGGACCTGCCTGCCGAAGTTTCTTATCCAGCTCAGAGTGCTGATGCTGAAACGGAAGAAGCAGTTGCGCCCGCCGCAAGACTGGCTTATCATCCGGTAACGCTTTCGGAACCGGTAGAAGAGCTTAACGTATTTGGGCAAACTAATCTGGAAAATATGGATGCCAACTCAGCGGTAATTCAGTATGCCCGGTATGCTACCCGTTTAGCTTCGCAAAAAGAATTTGATTTAATTTATGCACACGATTGGATGACGTTTCTGGCGGGTGTAGAATTAAAACTGGTGAGTGGTAAACCTTTAGTAGTGCATGTACACTCTTTAAGTTACGACCGGGCTGGTAAGGATAGCCAGGGATGGATTTACGAATTAGAAAAGCAAGCGCTGGAAAAAGCCGATTTTATTATTCCGGTAAGTGAATATACGTCTCAAATTATTCAAAATGAATACGGGATTGCGGCCGATCGGATTCAGGCGGTTTACAATGGTATTGAGCCAAAACAACAAAAACGGAAAGAAAAAGCTCCTGAAGAAGACAAAATCGTGTTATTCTTAGGCCGGGTAACGGAGCAAAAAGGAGCTTCTTATTTTCTGGATATTGCCTCTAAAGTTTTAGAAAAAAACAAAGACGTGCAATTTGTAATGGCGGGTACAGGCAATCAATTACAAGACCTTATTTCTTCGGATCAGTACCTGCAATTAGATAACAAATTTGAGTTTACTGGCTTTCTAGACCGCGAAAAAGTAGAAAACCTGTTAGCTATAGCCGATGTGTATTGCATGCCGTCTGTTTCAGATCCTTTTGGCTTATCGGCCATTGAGGCGGCTCAATTTGGGGTTCCGGCGGTAATTTCTAACCAATCGGGAGTGGGCGAGGTATTGCACAGCGCTTTAAAAGCCGATTATAATGATACCGATGCTATGGCGGCTCATATTATTTCCTTGCTGGAAGATGATGAATTGCGCTCCAAAGTAATTGCCGATTCCTACAAGGATATTGAACAACTTACCTGGGAGAAATCAACCGAAGAAATTCTTCAAATTTTTGAAAAAGTTGTAGAATAA
- the pyrH gene encoding UMP kinase, protein MKYKRILLKLSGEALMGDQQYGIDTKRLIQYAHEIKGAADLGAEIAVVIGGGNIYRGSQAESMGLDRVQGDYMGMLATVINSMALQSALEKEGISTRLLSGINIQQVCEPYIRRRAMRHLEKNRVVIFGAGIGSPYFTTDSAASLRAVEIEADVVLKGTRVDGIYSADPEKDPTAVRFTHLTFQDVFEQNLNVMDMTAFTLCKENDLPIIVFDMNRAGNLRRILDGDDSVGTLVSS, encoded by the coding sequence ATGAAATACAAACGAATTCTTTTAAAACTAAGTGGTGAAGCGTTGATGGGCGATCAGCAATACGGTATTGATACCAAACGCCTGATTCAATACGCACACGAAATTAAAGGCGCTGCCGATTTAGGCGCCGAGATTGCAGTAGTAATTGGTGGTGGAAATATTTACCGCGGTTCACAAGCCGAATCAATGGGTCTGGATCGGGTACAGGGTGATTATATGGGTATGCTGGCCACGGTTATTAACAGTATGGCTTTACAAAGTGCGCTCGAAAAAGAAGGCATTAGTACCCGGCTATTATCCGGAATTAATATTCAACAAGTATGCGAACCATACATTCGCCGGCGCGCGATGCGCCACTTAGAGAAAAACCGAGTAGTAATATTTGGCGCGGGTATTGGCAGCCCATATTTTACTACTGATTCTGCTGCTAGTTTACGGGCCGTTGAAATTGAAGCGGATGTAGTTTTAAAAGGAACCCGCGTAGATGGAATCTACTCGGCCGATCCGGAAAAAGACCCTACTGCTGTTCGCTTTACCCATTTAACTTTTCAGGATGTTTTTGAGCAAAACCTGAACGTAATGGATATGACAGCTTTTACTCTTTGTAAAGAAAATGATTTACCCATTATTGTATTTGATATGAACCGTGCGGGTAACTTGCGTCGTATACTAGATGGCGACGATTCAGTGGGCACTTTGGTATCTTCTTAA
- a CDS encoding GMC oxidoreductase, translating to MNINGKAKEQNTYDAIVIGSGISGGWAAKELTEKGLKVIMLERGRNVEHVKDYTTAMKHPWEFTHRGKITLAQKETHPYLSRDYPYNETNESFWINDNDAPYSEKKRFDWYRGNIVGGKSIMWGRQSYRLADLDFEANAKQGIAVDWPIRYKDIAPWYDYVEKFAGISGSKENIPHLPDGEFLPPMELNCVEKEVKKHIEAKFKGRHLTIGRVANLTQPHNGRANCQYRNLCSRGCPYGAYFSTQSSTLPAAVKTGNLTLRPHSLVSNIIYDEKLGKATGVTVIDTQTNATVDYFAKIIFVNGSTLGSTFVLLNSTSNRFPNGLGNGSGQLGHNLMDHHFRIGASGEMDGFDDKYYYGRRANGIYIPRFRNLGDEKRDYIRGFGYQGGASRDSFMRGVAEMGIGANFKEEITKPGKWKMNLTGFGECLPYYENQIALNKDRKDKWGLPTIDIDAEFKENEMKMRKDMMNDAAEMLDAAGLKNVSTYDNGSYPGMAIHEMGTARMGRDPKTSVLNAHNQLHEVKNVFVTDGACMTSAACQNPSLTYMALTARAADFAVSELKKGNIA from the coding sequence ATGAACATAAACGGTAAAGCAAAAGAACAAAATACCTACGATGCCATTGTTATTGGTTCGGGCATAAGCGGTGGTTGGGCAGCCAAGGAACTCACTGAGAAAGGTCTGAAGGTAATAATGCTTGAAAGAGGCCGCAACGTAGAACACGTAAAAGATTATACCACGGCCATGAAACACCCTTGGGAGTTTACCCACCGGGGTAAAATTACGTTAGCGCAAAAAGAAACCCACCCTTATCTGAGTCGCGATTACCCTTACAACGAAACAAACGAAAGCTTTTGGATTAACGATAACGATGCTCCCTACAGCGAGAAAAAACGTTTCGACTGGTACCGGGGCAATATTGTAGGTGGAAAATCTATTATGTGGGGACGACAGTCTTATCGTTTAGCCGACCTTGATTTTGAAGCCAACGCCAAGCAAGGCATTGCCGTAGACTGGCCCATTCGCTATAAAGATATAGCACCTTGGTACGACTACGTAGAAAAATTTGCCGGAATTAGCGGGTCCAAAGAAAATATACCCCACCTGCCCGATGGTGAATTTTTGCCTCCCATGGAGTTAAACTGTGTAGAAAAAGAAGTAAAAAAGCATATTGAAGCTAAATTTAAAGGGCGTCATTTAACTATTGGCCGGGTAGCCAATTTAACGCAGCCGCATAATGGTCGCGCTAATTGCCAATACCGTAATTTATGTAGCCGCGGTTGCCCCTATGGTGCCTACTTCAGTACTCAATCTTCTACGTTACCAGCTGCCGTAAAAACAGGCAATCTTACCTTACGCCCTCATTCGCTGGTAAGTAATATTATTTACGACGAAAAATTAGGCAAAGCTACCGGCGTTACGGTTATAGATACCCAAACTAATGCTACCGTTGACTATTTCGCTAAAATTATTTTTGTAAATGGCTCTACCCTGGGTAGCACCTTTGTTCTGTTAAATTCTACTTCTAATCGCTTTCCGAATGGCTTAGGTAATGGCAGTGGTCAGTTAGGCCATAACTTGATGGACCATCATTTCCGGATAGGTGCTTCCGGAGAAATGGACGGCTTTGATGACAAATACTATTATGGTCGCCGGGCGAATGGTATTTACATTCCAAGGTTCCGGAACCTTGGCGATGAAAAACGGGATTACATCCGGGGTTTTGGCTACCAAGGAGGTGCCAGCCGCGACAGTTTTATGCGGGGCGTTGCCGAAATGGGTATTGGGGCTAACTTTAAAGAAGAAATTACCAAGCCTGGTAAATGGAAAATGAATTTAACTGGTTTTGGTGAATGCTTGCCTTACTACGAAAATCAAATAGCGTTAAACAAAGATCGCAAAGATAAGTGGGGCTTGCCTACCATAGATATTGATGCTGAATTTAAGGAGAATGAAATGAAAATGCGGAAAGATATGATGAACGATGCTGCCGAAATGTTGGATGCAGCGGGTTTGAAAAATGTCTCTACGTACGATAACGGTTCTTATCCGGGTATGGCCATTCACGAAATGGGTACTGCCCGCATGGGTCGTGATCCTAAAACCTCGGTATTAAATGCTCATAATCAATTACACGAAGTAAAAAACGTATTTGTAACAGACGGGGCCTGCATGACTTCAGCAGCTTGCCAAAATCCTTCGTTAACGTATATGGCTTTAACTGCCCGTGCGGCGGATTTTGCCGTTTCTGAGTTAAAGAAAGGTAATATTGCTTAA